A window of Formosa sp. Hel1_31_208 contains these coding sequences:
- a CDS encoding isopenicillin N synthase family oxygenase codes for MNSIPSVNLQDFISGDPDRKQKFIAEIGKAYEDIGFVALKGHFLDDELVDNLYKEVKNFFSLPVETKRHYEIEGIGGQRGYVSFGKESAKGKKEGDLKEFWHFGQYVEDDPERAKEYPANVEVQELSGFNITGKQAYKMLEKTAKYVLRALALYLGLEETYFDNYIHNGNSILRPIHYPPILEEPENAVRAAAHGDINLITLLMGAQGRGLQVQNHEGEWIDAIADPDELMINVGDMLSRHTNNKLKSTIHRVVNPPRELWGTSRYSIPFFMHPVSEMKLDVLDSCIDNNHPKQFKDITAGEFLNQRLVELGLKK; via the coding sequence ATGAATAGTATACCAAGCGTTAATCTTCAAGATTTTATTTCTGGTGATCCTGATAGAAAGCAAAAGTTTATAGCTGAAATTGGAAAAGCTTATGAAGATATTGGTTTTGTCGCCCTTAAGGGCCATTTTTTGGATGATGAACTCGTCGATAATCTGTATAAAGAGGTAAAGAATTTCTTTAGTCTTCCTGTGGAGACAAAACGGCATTATGAAATAGAAGGTATAGGTGGCCAAAGAGGTTACGTATCCTTTGGAAAAGAAAGTGCTAAAGGTAAAAAAGAAGGTGATTTAAAAGAATTTTGGCATTTTGGTCAGTATGTAGAAGATGACCCTGAACGCGCCAAAGAATATCCAGCCAATGTAGAAGTCCAAGAGCTTTCTGGATTTAATATAACAGGGAAGCAAGCCTATAAAATGCTTGAAAAAACGGCAAAGTATGTATTACGTGCCTTAGCGCTTTATTTAGGTTTAGAAGAGACCTATTTCGATAATTATATACATAATGGTAATTCTATCTTAAGACCTATTCATTACCCTCCTATTCTAGAAGAACCTGAAAATGCGGTTAGAGCTGCTGCCCATGGCGATATCAATCTGATTACATTGTTGATGGGAGCTCAAGGACGCGGATTGCAAGTTCAGAATCACGAAGGTGAATGGATTGATGCCATTGCTGATCCAGATGAACTAATGATTAATGTGGGAGATATGTTATCTAGACATACGAATAACAAACTTAAATCTACAATTCATCGTGTGGTTAATCCTCCAAGAGAACTTTGGGGAACATCACGTTACTCTATACCTTTCTTTATGCATCCTGTAAGCGAAATGAAATTAGACGTTTTAGATAGTTGTATTGATAATAACCACCCGAAGCAATTTAAAGATATCACAGCAGGAGAGTTTTTAAATCAGCGATTAGTTGAACTCGGATTAAAAAAATAA
- a CDS encoding substrate-binding domain-containing protein: MKKINIGGVPEHFNLAWYLTLKNGEYKAKDINLRWKDYFGGTGAMNKALRDGEIDMAVILTEGIIKDIIDGNPSKIVQTFVRSPLIWGIHVASDSKFQTIEDLKGARAAISRYGSGSHLMAYINAENHQWNLDEDLQFEVIRNLDGAVEGLSNGNADYFMWEKFTTKPIVDNGIFRRIGNCPTPWPCFVIAVREDFLEHQLDDVKTILEIINNTTSEFKQIPSIDQTIANRYDQQLEDVQEWLTLTEWSQDVIDEKTINTIQDKLLSLDIIPEKIDYEKLVHIIT; this comes from the coding sequence ATGAAAAAAATAAATATTGGTGGTGTTCCAGAACATTTTAATCTGGCTTGGTATCTAACGCTCAAGAACGGTGAATACAAAGCTAAAGATATTAACCTAAGATGGAAAGACTATTTTGGAGGAACTGGCGCCATGAATAAAGCGCTTCGTGACGGTGAAATTGATATGGCTGTGATTTTAACGGAAGGCATTATTAAAGACATCATTGATGGTAACCCAAGTAAAATTGTCCAAACCTTTGTGCGGTCTCCGTTAATTTGGGGTATACATGTTGCAAGCGATTCAAAATTCCAAACCATAGAGGACCTTAAAGGGGCCAGAGCTGCAATTAGTAGATATGGATCTGGTTCACATCTCATGGCCTACATAAATGCAGAAAATCACCAGTGGAATCTCGACGAAGACCTTCAATTTGAAGTTATAAGAAATCTTGATGGTGCAGTTGAAGGACTATCAAACGGGAACGCTGATTATTTTATGTGGGAAAAATTCACAACCAAACCTATTGTTGACAACGGCATATTTAGACGTATTGGAAATTGTCCGACACCTTGGCCCTGCTTTGTCATTGCAGTAAGAGAGGACTTTTTAGAGCATCAACTGGACGATGTGAAAACTATTCTAGAAATTATCAACAATACAACTTCCGAGTTTAAGCAAATTCCTTCCATCGACCAAACCATTGCAAATCGATATGATCAACAATTAGAGGATGTCCAAGAATGGCTGACATTAACAGAATGGTCACAAGATGTAATTGATGAAAAAACGATAAATACCATTCAAGACAAGCTATTGAGTTTAGATATAATTCCAGAAAAAATAGACTACGAAAAACTCGTGCATATTATCACATAA
- a CDS encoding DUF1835 domain-containing protein, producing MSSNPLHITNGNSLTDYLLKLGLATHDNTISWQETLCVGPTVEDLTSDEFFNTRKTFFKAFYDITLSRTEMNRELQKLNAISEFTEIILWFEYDLFCHINMVAVISLLEQKGIYLPIYLVCSGRVDGEKGLKGLPELTPVQLKSHYEARIKLTVDDIALAKRIWRIYCDNDHNLLLPLILRPSSFKYMSNCLKAHIKRFPDTRSGISTLEYNILKLIKDNTIKSKHHLVGYALHYQGYYGYGDLQLERVINLLDLFFREEDGILKLNRKGHLALGHQHNYQKEMNNTIYFGGARCLDYKFDKQENKLIKTAVHVN from the coding sequence ATGAGTTCTAATCCTCTACATATTACAAACGGAAACAGCCTAACCGATTATTTATTAAAATTAGGTTTAGCAACTCATGACAACACCATATCATGGCAAGAAACATTATGTGTTGGACCTACGGTTGAAGACCTCACTTCTGACGAATTTTTTAATACGAGAAAGACGTTTTTTAAGGCTTTTTACGACATTACGTTGAGTCGTACCGAAATGAATAGAGAACTTCAAAAACTAAATGCTATTTCAGAATTTACTGAAATCATTTTATGGTTTGAATATGATTTGTTTTGTCATATTAATATGGTAGCCGTAATTAGTCTACTGGAGCAAAAAGGCATTTATTTACCCATTTATTTAGTGTGTAGCGGACGAGTAGATGGCGAAAAGGGTTTAAAAGGTTTGCCCGAACTTACACCAGTGCAATTAAAATCGCATTATGAAGCACGTATCAAGTTGACCGTAGATGATATTGCCCTAGCCAAAAGAATATGGCGTATCTATTGTGATAATGATCATAATTTACTTTTACCATTAATACTCAGACCGTCATCTTTTAAATATATGAGTAATTGCCTTAAAGCACATATTAAACGTTTTCCAGATACGCGAAGTGGTATTAGTACATTAGAATATAATATTTTAAAACTGATAAAAGATAATACCATTAAATCAAAGCATCATTTAGTTGGTTACGCACTGCATTATCAAGGCTATTATGGCTATGGCGATTTACAATTAGAGCGTGTTATCAATTTACTAGACCTGTTTTTTAGAGAGGAAGATGGTATTTTAAAACTGAATAGAAAGGGACATCTTGCCTTAGGTCATCAACATAATTATCAGAAAGAAATGAATAACACAATCTATTTTGGTGGTGCGCGTTGTTTGGACTATAAATTTGATAAACAAGAAAATAAACTTATTAAAACCGCTGTGCATGTCAATTAG
- a CDS encoding thiol-disulfide oxidoreductase DCC family protein, with the protein MTGLPKNKQLILFDGVCNLCNSSVQYVIRHDKNDHFMFAPLQSSIGQQIIENYKIDTQKTDSILVYSELHGLSTKSTAALNVAKQLGFPRNLLAIFIIVPAFIRNWVYDFIAKNRYKWYGKKDECMIPTPELKSKFLV; encoded by the coding sequence ATGACAGGGCTGCCTAAAAATAAACAATTGATTCTTTTTGATGGTGTTTGCAACCTTTGTAATTCATCAGTTCAATATGTCATTAGACATGACAAAAATGATCATTTTATGTTTGCGCCTTTACAAAGTTCTATCGGCCAACAAATCATCGAAAACTATAAGATTGATACTCAAAAAACAGATTCTATTCTAGTTTACTCTGAATTGCACGGACTCTCGACTAAATCTACAGCAGCATTAAACGTTGCAAAACAATTGGGCTTTCCTCGAAATCTTTTGGCTATATTCATAATAGTTCCCGCATTTATTAGAAATTGGGTTTATGATTTTATAGCTAAAAATCGTTATAAATGGTATGGCAAGAAAGATGAATGTATGATTCCTACTCCTGAACTTAAGTCTAAGTTTCTGGTATAA
- a CDS encoding translation initiation factor, producing the protein MDLQDQLKNLFPDHVSEEISKEKDTKTNKLWLQDDPIICKYEKRKGKPITILEGYTGATEDFKALAKLLKQKLSVGGSFKDDKIIIQGDYRDKIMRILKDMGFNVKRVGG; encoded by the coding sequence ATGGATTTACAAGACCAATTAAAAAATCTTTTTCCTGATCATGTTTCAGAGGAAATTTCCAAAGAAAAAGATACTAAAACGAACAAGCTTTGGTTACAAGACGACCCTATTATTTGTAAATATGAAAAGCGTAAAGGCAAACCAATTACTATATTAGAGGGCTATACTGGCGCTACTGAAGATTTTAAAGCGCTAGCAAAACTATTAAAACAAAAACTTAGTGTTGGTGGGAGTTTTAAAGATGATAAGATCATTATACAAGGTGATTATAGAGATAAAATTATGCGAATTTTGAAAGATATGGGATTCAATGTAAAACGAGTAGGCGGTTAA
- a CDS encoding thiamine pyrophosphate-dependent enzyme: MKIIMLTSAKSIMTYDKKNLDDKTLLRLYKNMLKPRMIEEKMLILLRQGKISKWFSGIGQEAIAVGVTMALNKDEYILPMHRNLGVFTTREIPLHRLFSQWQGKANGFTKGRDRSFHFGTQEYNIVGMISHLGPQLGVADGIALASLLKNKNQLTAVFTGEGGTSEGDFHEALNVASVWQLPVLFCIENNGYGLSTPTSEQYRCKDLADRGKGYGMESFILDGNNVVEVYTKIQKLAASIRKRPRPILIEFKTFRMRGHEEASGTKYVPKELLQQWAKKDPIENFQSYLRAQKILTEKQEVAIKEGIMHEIHEHLQMAFDEAPIVADVDTELKDVYKPFEYKHIKPTSKAEELRLIDAISQGLKQSMQKHKDLVIMGQDVAEYGGVFKITEGFVNAFGKERVRNTPICESAIIETAMGLSIAGIKSVVEMQFSDFVTSGFNPVVNYLAKSYYRWNQQADVVIRMPCGGGVAAGPFHSQTNEAWFTKTPGLKVVYPAFPYDAKGLLATAIDDPNPVLFFEHKALYRSIRQEVPSDYYTLPLGQASVLKEGDQITIITYGAGVHWALETLDNNPDIRADLIDLRTLQPLDTEAIFKSVKKTSRAIILQEDSLFGGIASDISSLIMEHCFEQLDAPVKRVAGMETPIPFINQLEDQYMAKGRFDQALKELLAY, from the coding sequence ATGAAGATAATAATGTTGACCTCAGCCAAGAGTATTATGACCTATGATAAGAAGAATCTAGATGATAAAACGCTCTTAAGACTTTATAAAAATATGCTTAAGCCTCGCATGATAGAGGAGAAAATGCTCATTCTTTTGCGCCAAGGAAAAATATCTAAATGGTTTTCTGGAATAGGACAAGAGGCCATAGCAGTAGGCGTAACAATGGCCCTTAATAAAGACGAATACATCTTACCAATGCACCGTAATTTAGGGGTGTTTACAACAAGAGAAATTCCACTGCACCGTTTGTTTAGTCAGTGGCAAGGAAAAGCTAACGGATTCACTAAAGGGCGTGATCGCTCATTTCACTTTGGTACGCAAGAGTATAATATAGTAGGAATGATTTCGCATTTGGGACCACAATTAGGAGTCGCAGATGGCATTGCTTTAGCAAGTCTATTAAAGAATAAAAACCAGTTAACTGCCGTCTTTACTGGAGAAGGAGGAACTAGCGAGGGAGACTTTCATGAGGCTTTAAATGTAGCCTCAGTTTGGCAATTACCTGTATTATTCTGCATTGAAAATAATGGTTATGGGTTATCAACACCAACCAGCGAGCAGTATCGTTGCAAAGATTTGGCTGATAGAGGCAAAGGCTATGGTATGGAATCTTTTATACTTGATGGTAATAATGTAGTTGAAGTCTATACTAAAATACAAAAACTGGCAGCTAGTATACGCAAGAGGCCTCGACCAATTCTTATAGAATTCAAGACGTTTAGAATGCGTGGTCATGAGGAGGCAAGTGGTACTAAATATGTACCCAAAGAGCTCTTGCAACAATGGGCAAAAAAGGATCCCATCGAGAATTTTCAGTCTTACTTAAGAGCACAAAAAATTCTTACCGAAAAGCAGGAAGTTGCGATAAAAGAAGGAATTATGCATGAAATCCATGAGCATTTGCAAATGGCTTTTGATGAAGCGCCAATTGTTGCTGATGTGGACACAGAATTGAAAGATGTCTATAAGCCTTTCGAATACAAACACATCAAACCAACATCCAAGGCTGAAGAGTTGCGACTTATTGATGCCATATCTCAGGGGCTTAAACAGTCTATGCAAAAGCACAAAGACTTGGTGATTATGGGGCAGGATGTGGCAGAATACGGAGGCGTTTTTAAAATTACTGAAGGTTTTGTAAACGCCTTCGGAAAGGAACGTGTTCGAAACACACCTATCTGCGAATCTGCTATTATAGAAACAGCTATGGGTTTATCTATCGCTGGCATAAAATCAGTAGTAGAAATGCAGTTTTCAGATTTTGTCACCTCAGGTTTTAATCCTGTAGTTAACTATTTGGCAAAATCATATTATCGTTGGAATCAACAAGCTGATGTTGTGATTCGTATGCCTTGTGGTGGTGGTGTTGCAGCAGGACCTTTTCATTCTCAAACTAATGAAGCTTGGTTCACAAAAACACCAGGATTAAAAGTAGTGTATCCGGCATTTCCATACGATGCAAAAGGATTATTAGCAACAGCTATTGATGATCCAAATCCAGTATTGTTTTTTGAACATAAAGCACTGTATCGTAGTATCCGACAAGAAGTTCCATCAGATTATTACACGCTTCCTTTAGGTCAAGCATCGGTATTAAAAGAAGGGGATCAAATAACAATAATCACCTATGGAGCAGGAGTACATTGGGCATTAGAAACTCTTGACAATAATCCTGATATTAGAGCCGATTTAATTGACTTACGTACGTTGCAACCTCTGGATACTGAAGCGATTTTTAAATCGGTTAAGAAAACCAGTCGAGCAATAATATTACAAGAAGACTCCTTATTTGGTGGTATTGCTAGTGATATTTCGTCTTTAATTATGGAACACTGTTTTGAGCAACTTGATGCTCCTGTAAAACGTGTGGCAGGGATGGAAACACCAATACCGTTTATTAATCAGTTGGAAGATCAATACATGGCTAAAGGTCGCTTCGATCAAGCATTAAAGGAATTATTGGCTTATTAA
- a CDS encoding DNA mismatch repair protein MutS: MINIHEKTLQDIEFYSISQQVAALCITDLGRLEALEIKPLSTREDVLQSLEYTNEYVSSFYNDNRIPNHGFEPITKELKLLKIENSYLDTKSFKKIASITLTVNDILKFFKKFEEYYPSLHKSSLDLEIVAHIVIEIDAIIDRFGDIKDNATDTLYQLRQAINSVRGKINQSFNSALTTYHNLEYLDDIRESVVENKRVLAVKAMYRRKVKGSIMGSSKTGSIVYIQPETTFQYARELNNLEFDESEEIDQILRNLTEYIRPYTLLLEKYQAFLVRLDVIYAKAKYGQSLDAILPQINNDKFYEAKDAYHPLLYLSNKEQGKKTFPQSIVLHPENRIIVISGPNAGGKSITLKTIGLLQVMLQSGLLIPVHEKSNICLFDRIISDIGDNQSIENHLSTYSYRLKQMNFFLRKCNKNTLFLIDEFGTGSDPELGGALAETFLEEFYHREAYGIITTHYSNLKVLANELPYMQNANMMFDEKSLEPMFKLALGQAGSSFTFEVAQKNGIPYSLINRAKKKIERGKVRFDATIAKLQKERSKLEKTERSLKENEKKKQSEADKLEEINAKVQKKLESFQELYDSNQRLIYLGQKFNDVSEKYFDNKSKRELMAELFKLVQIENSKRKKVSAKQKKAKKAKEQQVIKEAEQKVAVIRQKKKSAKAKEVKQVKPKPVLKIGDRVRMHDGKAIGSIDNLEKGKAIVNYGMFTTNVNVDLLELVD, translated from the coding sequence ATGATTAATATTCACGAAAAGACACTTCAAGATATTGAGTTTTACTCAATTTCACAACAGGTTGCAGCATTGTGTATTACCGATTTGGGAAGGCTTGAGGCACTAGAAATAAAGCCTTTGTCAACGCGAGAGGACGTTTTGCAGTCTCTTGAGTACACCAATGAGTATGTCTCTTCTTTTTATAATGATAATAGAATACCAAATCATGGTTTCGAACCCATTACTAAGGAGCTAAAGCTTTTAAAAATTGAAAACTCATATTTAGACACCAAGAGTTTCAAAAAAATAGCATCTATTACACTTACGGTAAACGATATCCTAAAGTTTTTCAAAAAATTTGAAGAGTACTACCCTTCACTTCATAAGTCTTCTTTAGACCTAGAAATTGTTGCACATATTGTAATAGAGATTGATGCAATAATCGACCGTTTTGGTGATATTAAAGATAATGCCACAGATACCTTATATCAATTACGGCAGGCTATTAATTCGGTGCGCGGAAAAATCAATCAGAGTTTTAATTCGGCATTAACGACCTATCACAATTTAGAATATCTTGATGACATTAGAGAATCAGTGGTTGAAAACAAGCGTGTTCTTGCTGTAAAAGCCATGTATCGACGTAAAGTCAAGGGCAGTATTATGGGGAGTAGTAAAACGGGAAGTATCGTTTACATTCAACCCGAAACTACTTTTCAATATGCTCGTGAACTCAATAATTTAGAATTTGATGAAAGCGAAGAAATTGACCAAATACTGCGCAATCTCACCGAGTATATTAGACCTTATACGCTCCTTTTAGAAAAGTATCAAGCCTTTCTGGTGCGCTTAGATGTTATTTATGCCAAGGCGAAGTATGGACAATCATTAGACGCGATTCTTCCACAAATCAATAACGATAAATTCTACGAAGCTAAAGACGCGTATCATCCTTTACTCTATTTATCAAACAAAGAGCAAGGCAAAAAGACATTTCCACAAAGCATTGTCCTTCATCCCGAAAATAGAATTATCGTAATTTCAGGACCAAATGCTGGAGGTAAAAGTATTACACTAAAAACTATAGGCTTATTGCAGGTGATGCTGCAAAGCGGTTTACTAATTCCTGTGCATGAAAAAAGTAATATTTGCCTGTTTGATAGAATCATCAGTGATATTGGTGACAATCAATCTATTGAAAACCATTTAAGCACCTACAGTTACCGTTTAAAACAAATGAACTTTTTTCTACGGAAATGTAACAAAAACACTTTATTTCTTATTGATGAATTTGGCACTGGAAGTGATCCCGAACTTGGTGGGGCATTAGCTGAGACCTTCTTAGAGGAATTTTATCATCGAGAAGCTTACGGTATTATTACTACCCACTACTCCAATTTAAAAGTACTCGCCAACGAATTACCATACATGCAAAATGCAAATATGATGTTTGATGAGAAGAGCTTAGAACCTATGTTTAAACTAGCATTAGGACAAGCAGGGAGTTCTTTTACCTTTGAAGTTGCCCAAAAAAATGGAATTCCATATAGTTTAATCAATAGAGCGAAAAAGAAGATAGAGCGAGGAAAAGTGCGCTTTGACGCAACGATTGCGAAGCTTCAAAAAGAACGCAGCAAACTTGAGAAAACAGAGCGTTCCTTAAAAGAAAACGAAAAGAAAAAACAATCAGAAGCCGATAAGCTCGAAGAGATCAACGCTAAGGTTCAGAAGAAATTAGAAAGTTTCCAGGAGCTTTATGACAGCAACCAACGTCTTATTTATTTAGGTCAGAAATTTAATGATGTTTCCGAAAAGTATTTTGACAACAAAAGTAAACGCGAGTTAATGGCCGAATTGTTCAAACTTGTTCAAATAGAAAACTCTAAGCGTAAGAAAGTTTCAGCGAAACAAAAGAAAGCAAAAAAAGCCAAAGAACAACAGGTCATTAAAGAAGCTGAACAAAAAGTTGCTGTGATACGACAAAAGAAAAAATCGGCTAAAGCAAAAGAAGTCAAACAAGTCAAACCAAAACCGGTATTAAAGATTGGTGATCGTGTGAGAATGCATGACGGCAAGGCCATTGGTAGTATTGATAACCTCGAAAAAGGAAAAGCTATCGTAAACTATGGTATGTTCACGACTAATGTGAATGTTGACTTATTAGAACTCGTAGATTGA
- a CDS encoding dipeptidase encodes MKAYYVLFCLLMMFNSCKTDTSTPTDTSSKNDSIALFNRAKIIHDRVITLDTHCDINVKNFTDSINYTQNLDTQITLPKMKEGGLDVAWFIVYTGQDTLTAEGYKKAYDNAISKFDAIHKLVEDIAPEHIELALNSDDVRRISKAGKKVAMIGIENGYPIGTDITNVEKFYNLGARYMSLSHNGHSQLCDSNTGEADDIWLHNGLSDLGKDVIKEMNRLGMMIDVSHPSKESMQQMIALSKAPIIASHSSARALCDHSRNLDDEQLQWLKSNRGIVQTVAFQTYINTEKNNLRNEAIKSLRQRIADSLGTNWYNRSEVRKLPDDEKEAYYDMRKKIIKIADEQAIKMAAFPPKVNVSDFVDHIDYLVEKIGLEHVGISSDFDGGGGVDGWSDASETFNVTLELVRRGYTEDQISKLWSENLLRVLDEVEAIAKSI; translated from the coding sequence ATGAAAGCCTATTATGTATTATTTTGCCTATTGATGATGTTTAATTCCTGTAAAACAGACACGTCAACACCTACAGACACCTCCTCTAAAAATGACTCGATTGCGCTTTTCAATCGAGCTAAAATTATCCATGACCGCGTGATTACCTTGGATACTCATTGCGATATTAATGTGAAGAATTTTACAGATTCAATCAATTACACGCAAAATCTGGATACCCAAATAACCTTACCAAAAATGAAAGAAGGCGGTTTGGATGTTGCTTGGTTTATAGTCTATACAGGACAGGATACCTTAACTGCCGAAGGCTATAAAAAAGCATATGACAATGCCATATCAAAGTTTGATGCTATCCATAAATTAGTAGAAGATATTGCTCCAGAACATATAGAGTTGGCTTTAAATTCTGATGACGTACGCCGTATTTCTAAAGCAGGTAAAAAAGTGGCCATGATTGGAATTGAAAATGGCTATCCTATTGGAACAGATATTACTAATGTAGAGAAATTCTATAATCTTGGAGCGCGCTATATGTCTTTAAGTCATAATGGGCATAGTCAACTTTGTGATAGCAATACTGGCGAAGCTGATGATATATGGTTACATAATGGACTGAGTGATTTAGGAAAAGACGTGATCAAAGAAATGAACCGATTAGGTATGATGATTGATGTATCGCATCCTTCAAAAGAATCCATGCAACAGATGATTGCGTTGAGTAAAGCTCCAATTATAGCTTCCCATTCTTCAGCAAGAGCTTTATGTGATCACAGCAGAAACCTAGATGATGAACAGTTGCAATGGCTTAAAAGTAATAGAGGCATTGTTCAAACTGTTGCTTTTCAAACCTATATCAATACAGAAAAAAACAATTTGAGAAACGAAGCTATAAAATCATTGCGACAACGTATTGCTGATTCTCTTGGAACAAATTGGTATAACCGGAGTGAGGTGAGAAAGTTACCCGATGATGAAAAAGAAGCTTACTATGATATGAGAAAAAAAATCATCAAAATAGCTGATGAACAAGCAATAAAAATGGCCGCGTTTCCTCCAAAAGTAAATGTTTCAGATTTTGTAGACCATATTGATTATTTAGTCGAAAAAATCGGGTTAGAACATGTTGGCATCAGTAGTGATTTTGATGGAGGCGGTGGAGTTGATGGCTGGAGTGATGCTTCAGAGACCTTTAATGTCACGCTAGAATTGGTAAGACGAGGCTATACGGAAGACCAAATTTCTAAACTTTGGAGTGAAAATCTGTTACGTGTTTTAGATGAGGTTGAAGCTATTGCTAAATCAATATAG
- the ung gene encoding uracil-DNA glycosylase, giving the protein MDIDIHDSWKERCVEEFQKPYFKDLLEFIHEEYANYKCFPPVEKVFSAFDLCPFQDVKVVIIGQDPYHGSGQANGLCFSVAEGIAHPPSLINIFKEIEHDLDIPYPKSGNLERWAKQGVLLLNATLTVRAHLAGSHQKKGWEQFTDHIIQLISTEKRDVVFLLWGGFAKKKIKLIDSTKHTILTSGHPSPLSANRGYWFGNGHFNKTNAVLRSVEKKEIDW; this is encoded by the coding sequence ATGGATATAGATATTCACGATAGTTGGAAAGAGCGATGTGTTGAAGAATTTCAAAAACCTTATTTCAAAGATTTGTTGGAATTTATTCATGAAGAATATGCTAATTATAAATGTTTTCCGCCAGTTGAAAAGGTGTTTTCAGCCTTTGACCTTTGCCCGTTTCAAGACGTTAAGGTTGTTATAATTGGTCAGGATCCTTATCATGGATCAGGCCAAGCCAATGGATTGTGTTTTTCTGTAGCGGAAGGTATCGCCCATCCGCCCTCACTTATCAATATATTTAAAGAGATAGAACATGATTTAGATATTCCTTATCCTAAATCGGGTAATCTCGAACGTTGGGCTAAACAAGGTGTATTGTTGTTAAATGCGACGCTGACAGTAAGAGCTCATCTAGCCGGTAGTCACCAAAAGAAAGGCTGGGAGCAATTTACAGATCATATAATTCAACTTATTAGTACAGAAAAGCGTGATGTAGTCTTTCTACTTTGGGGAGGTTTTGCTAAAAAGAAAATAAAATTAATAGATAGTACTAAGCACACCATATTGACATCAGGCCATCCGTCGCCTTTAAGTGCGAACAGAGGGTATTGGTTTGGCAATGGACATTTTAATAAAACAAACGCAGTTTTGCGTTCTGTAGAAAAAAAAGAAATTGATTGGTAG
- a CDS encoding nucleoside phosphorylase: protein MSIRDSELILNPDGSVYHLNLKPENISDTIIFVGDQDRVEKITKHFDSIEFSTQKREFKTQTGYYKDKLITVISTGIGPDNIDIVLNELDALVNIDLKTRQPKKDLTSLNIIRVGTSGSLQKDVPIDSFVISTHGLDINGMLHFYQIEGISNPDIENAFIKHTNWDKNKARPIVINNSKYLEKYFDSSQVHKGMTGTAGGFYGPQGRVLRLPLQDATLNSKLDSFSYNDCRITNFEMETSVIYGLSKLLGHEALSLNAIIANRANGTFSKDPKKTVEHLIMYALERIINV, encoded by the coding sequence ATGTCAATTAGAGACTCAGAATTAATTCTCAATCCCGATGGTAGTGTCTACCATTTAAATTTAAAACCAGAGAATATTTCAGACACCATCATTTTTGTAGGTGATCAAGATCGTGTAGAAAAAATTACAAAACATTTTGATAGCATTGAGTTTAGTACACAAAAGCGTGAATTTAAAACCCAGACAGGCTATTACAAAGATAAACTGATTACTGTTATTTCGACGGGTATTGGACCAGACAATATAGATATTGTATTAAATGAACTTGATGCACTTGTCAATATTGACTTAAAAACACGTCAACCTAAAAAAGACTTGACCAGTTTAAATATAATTAGAGTTGGCACATCCGGTTCTTTACAAAAAGATGTCCCCATAGATTCATTTGTGATTAGTACTCATGGCTTAGATATTAATGGAATGTTACATTTCTATCAAATTGAAGGCATTAGTAATCCAGATATTGAAAATGCATTTATCAAACATACCAACTGGGATAAAAACAAAGCAAGACCCATAGTCATCAACAATAGTAAATACTTAGAAAAGTATTTTGATAGTTCTCAGGTTCATAAAGGAATGACGGGAACCGCTGGTGGTTTTTATGGCCCTCAAGGACGTGTCTTACGATTGCCTCTTCAGGACGCTACACTCAATTCAAAACTAGATTCTTTCTCCTATAATGACTGCAGGATTACCAACTTTGAAATGGAAACTTCGGTAATTTACGGATTATCAAAACTTTTAGGTCACGAAGCCCTATCACTTAACGCGATAATTGCAAACAGAGCAAATGGTACTTTTAGTAAAGATCCAAAAAAAACTGTTGAGCATCTCATTATGTATGCTTTGGAGCGCATCATTAATGTGTGA